In Apium graveolens cultivar Ventura chromosome 10, ASM990537v1, whole genome shotgun sequence, the following are encoded in one genomic region:
- the LOC141690941 gene encoding uncharacterized protein LOC141690941, translating to MEKLAYALILAARKLMPYFQAHKVEVHTSYSLRKVLHIIEASRRLMKWAIELGQFGVDYKPRTTIKGQALANFLLEFPETCSVEENECVSEPKMKVQEKENCSPWWTLYVDEAVNEYEALIAGLKLALEMKVENLNVYTDLMLIVWHIRGGFQARGPRTDLYMSKGDSPTREGASKKIKIQRYWRYANFKSKIEVPLKPLTSPWPFTVWGIDLIGELPKGKGGVKYVVIAVDYFTKWAKTTITTTKLKEYMLRAIVCRNGQTEAINKIIKNTLKEKLEESEGCWIEELPKVLWSYNTTPRTTTGEPPFTLTYGCEAMAPVEIGEGSFKSENYDPDNKINHHLYLNLLEEVHENSQLKLGAYQQQTRKYFDKKVRARP from the exons ATGGAGAAGCTCGCGTATGCTTTAATTCTTGCGGCTAGGAAACTCATGCCATACTTTCAAGCTCATAAGGTTGAGGTGCATACCTCATACTCATTAAGGAAAGTTCTACACATAATAGAAGCTTCTAGAAGGTTAATGAAATGGGCCATAGAGTTGGGTCAATTTGGCGTGGATTACAAGCCAAGGACAACTATAAAAGGACAAGCCCTTGCTAATTTCTTATTAGAATTTCCGGAAACCTGCTCTGTAGAAGAAAATGAATGTGTGAGCGAGCCAAAAATGAAGGTTCAAGAGAAGGAGAATTGCTCGCCATGGTGGACCTTGTACGTGGATGAAGCAGTGAATG AATATGAGGCCTTGATTGCTGGCCTAAAACTAGCTTTGGAAATGAAAGTTGAAAATCTGAATGTTTACACTGATTTAATGCTCATTGTTTGGCACATTCGAGGAGGTTTTCAGGCTCGAGGTCCTCGAACAGACCTGTATATGAG CAAGGGAGATTCTCCCACAAGGGAAGGAGCAAGTAAGAAAATTAAAATACAGAGATATTGG AGGTATGCCAACTTCAAAAGTAAGATAGAAGTGCCATTAAAACCTCTTACAAGTCCGTGGCCCTTCACTGTGTGGGGAATTGACCTAATTGGGGAGCTTCCTAAAGGAAAAGGTGGGGTAAAATATGTAGTGATTGCAGTAGACTACTTCACTAAATGGGCAAAAACTACAATAACAACTACAAAGCTCAAGGAATATATGTTGAGAGCTATTGTATGCAG AAATGGTCAAACTGAGGCCATTAATAAGATTATAAAGAACACTTTAAAGGAAAAGTTGGAGGAGAGCGAGGGGTGCTGGATAGAGGAGCTACCTAAGGTGTTATGGTCCTATAACACTACACCTCGAACAACAACAGGTGAGCCTCCTTTCACACTCACATACGGGTGTGAGGCAATGGCACCTGTAGAGATTGGAGAAGGCTCCTTCAAAAGTGAGAATTATGATCCAGACAACAAAATTAATCATCATTTGTACTTGAATCTGTTGGAAGAGGTGCATGAAAATTCGCAGCTGAAGTTGGGAGCTTACCAACAGCAGACAAGGAAGTATTTTGACAAGAAGGTCCGAGCTCGACCTTGA